A segment of the Kluyveromyces marxianus DMKU3-1042 DNA, complete genome, chromosome 5 genome:
GAAAGTCAATGTCCATGACTCCATGATCGATTGTCCAGAAAAGGCATTTGCAAATACGAACCAAAATTGAGTCATGTAGAGGGCCATATTTTTGTAGAATGAGTACAAAATAGCCAACGAAATTCTTTGATATGACCACGATCCATGAACAACTAATagctttttcaagaatctGAACTGTCCTATAGCAAAATCCGCTGATCTTGCAGCTTGCATACCTTCCATACCACTAataccaacaccaacaTGAGCAGCTTGGATCATGCTGACATCATTTGCACCATCACCAATTGCTAATAATAAGGATGAAGTTTTCCTTTTAACCATTTTAACGACAAGAGCTTTTTGCAATGGGGAAACTCTACAACAGATAACGGCCTTACAAAGAGTACCAATAGTTAAAAGATAATCTTCAAGATCAGCTTCCAATGCAAAACCTAAAGACTTACCATCAATTACTAAAGCTAAGGAATTCATATCCTGTTGAGAAATTTGATGAGATTCTATAGCATTTAGTTTGCTTATCAAATTTGCACGAGTCTCctcctttgtttcttcatttACAATTAGGAGGTTCATATCTTCACTCAATAGACGACAACTCATACCTATATTAATAGCTGTCTCTTGTCTATCACCAGTCAAAACCCATATTTTTAAACCAGCTTCTTGTAGATGGTGGATTGTTTCAGGCACCCCTTCTTGTAGTTTATCTTCGATTGCAGTAGcacccaagaagaataaatcATGTTCAATAAGTTCAGCTGCTTTGTCGAGTTCGGCGGATCTATCATGCAAAGTTGTAGAAGCAGCCTCATATATTTTGCTCCATTCTGCATACTCGTCTTCAGGGATGGTTCTGCTAGCAATACATAATGTTCTTAAACCTTCTGCCGCATAATCTTCCAAATGTCTTAGAGTCGCCTGAACGTACGGATTATAATCATTATCTAGTCTTTCCAATATCACAGTATCAGCACCTTTGCAAAATAACTTTATTGAACCATCGGGCATTCTGAATATAGCActcattcttttccttgtgGAATTGAATTCACAAATATTCAACAACTGATACTGAAGCTCTTCACCGGAAGGAGTTGAAATTGTGACTGAGTTAGGTCTACGGATAATGAATTTGTAACCCAAATCCGCAGCTCCTTGTACCAAAGCACCCTCATCGGGAGATGCAGCTTGATATTTGATTGTTCCATCACTTTGGGTTTCAGGGATAACGGTGTGACATGTAGCTAGCAAGGTCATGAACTCTATCGCAATGCCTGCCTCGTCATCATCGAAGCttgacattttttctttaagaCTTTCAAATGTACGGAATCCAACTTCAATTCCATCTTCGACGGTGGCGCGCCTATCTTCTGGTATTGTCTCGATATAACAACTACCAGCTATCGAAACGGACTTGAATTCCATAACATTCCGGGTTAATGTACCAGTTTTATCGCtgaatatatattcaatttGGCCCAATTCCTCCACCAAAGATGATGTTCTAACAACAGTCGGTGTATCAGATTCTTCATGATACAAATCTAAGTCAGATCCTATCATGTAAGCTTGGTAGTATTTGATCATTTCAACGGTGACAAATAATGAGATTGGGACAAGAttggaaaataaaatcCAGAATGTCAATATATCCTTGAAAAACAATCCAATTTTATTAGTACCTTCAATATATAGATATCCGAGGTGATTGGAATCCTTTGTCATCATAATAACGTTTCCTAAAGAAGACACAAAGGATAACACAACTAAAACACCAAACAATGCAAGACTCTGCATGTTAATAACCCTTTCTACTGCTGTACGTTTAATTGGAGTAGCAGTTGCGTTTCTCATCAATTTAGTTTCGTGGCCGGTAAAAACGACTAAACCAAAAATCCATGCTGTATTCCTTAGGGTTGCACCTCTCAATATCATTTGTTCTGGCGATAATGGAAATGTAGAGCCGTTTAGAGTCATTGTACCTTCATATGTGTAGAGACTAGAGTTTGGGTGTTCTGAAAGTATCTTCCCATGCAGATGTGACAGCGCGTTTTCATCTAAGATACCAGCTGTTTCCTGTCTTGCTTGCTTAATCTTTAAGTTAGTTTCACCGTCAAGATTGGCAGTTTCAATGTAACACAATCCCTCCGGTTCCGATGAAGAAAGTAGAATCAGATCTGCTGGAATCGCTTCCTCCGATTTAACTCGGATAA
Coding sequences within it:
- the DRS2 gene encoding aminophospholipid-translocating P4-type ATPase DRS2; translated protein: MTEPRRHDNDNTLFDVDFLDDDYTPDLSGNPGRSNSAAVIDSDMDGHANFQLGSIPQETIDLNDSDRIENDIDNPFNDRYSSTFLSSNPRGSVLPQPSGFSRFMNSVKGSIGMNNANKGGFQSFEMDDYHETNNNRYEESKSKFDIKVLFNKYILRKRVSSLKPDEPRTIILNDRVTNSNYGYGDNHISTTKYNAATFLPKFLFQEFSKYANLFFLFTSIIQQVPNVTPTNRYTTIGTLLVVLVVSAVKESVEDLKRSNADKELNHSLCDVLDETTGKFVRTKWINIAVGDIIRVKSEEAIPADLILLSSSEPEGLCYIETANLDGETNLKIKQARQETAGILDENALSHLHGKILSEHPNSSLYTYEGTMTLNGSTFPLSPEQMILRGATLRNTAWIFGLVVFTGHETKLMRNATATPIKRTAVERVINMQSLALFGVLVVLSFVSSLGNVIMMTKDSNHLGYLYIEGTNKIGLFFKDILTFWILFSNLVPISLFVTVEMIKYYQAYMIGSDLDLYHEESDTPTVVRTSSLVEELGQIEYIFSDKTGTLTRNVMEFKSVSIAGSCYIETIPEDRRATVEDGIEVGFRTFESLKEKMSSFDDDEAGIAIEFMTLLATCHTVIPETQSDGTIKYQAASPDEGALVQGAADLGYKFIIRRPNSVTISTPSGEELQYQLLNICEFNSTRKRMSAIFRMPDGSIKLFCKGADTVILERLDNDYNPYVQATLRHLEDYAAEGLRTLCIASRTIPEDEYAEWSKIYEAASTTLHDRSAELDKAAELIEHDLFFLGATAIEDKLQEGVPETIHHLQEAGLKIWVLTGDRQETAINIGMSCRLLSEDMNLLIVNEETKEETRANLISKLNAIESHQISQQDMNSLALVIDGKSLGFALEADLEDYLLTIGTLCKAVICCRVSPLQKALVVKMVKRKTSSLLLAIGDGANDVSMIQAAHVGVGISGMEGMQAARSADFAIGQFRFLKKLLVVHGSWSYQRISLAILYSFYKNMALYMTQFWFVFANAFSGQSIMESWTLTFYNVFFTVMPPFVIGIFDQFVTSRLLERYPQLYKLGQKGQFFSVTIFWGWVLNGFYHSVVIFIGSILFYRYGNCLNMHGETADHWTWGVAIYTTSIIIVLGKAALITSQWTKFTLVAIPGSLVFWLVFFPIYSAIFPRVNVSPEYYGITGHVYGSATFWLMCIVLPVFALFRDFIWKYYKRTYSPEAYHVVQEMQKYNISDYRPRMEQFQKAIRKVRQVQRMKKQRGFAFSQSEEGGQDKIMRMYDTTLKRGAHGELVDAQKNPFSDTPIDNHQEQNFDVAESLDPTNPFKDPLI